Genomic DNA from Balneolales bacterium ANBcel1:
CGAACCATACCCCGGCCGGAGGAGGTCAGCGACATCTTCTGGGTGACGGCTGCAGATCTGTTGGACAGCGGCAACATCCGCACCCGCGATGAAACTTTTCGCAACAATAGACTGCGCATCCCCTATTGGGATGTTCATTCCGAACCACTTTGGGGTGCCACCGCAATGATCACCTCCGAACTGGTTGCGCTATACCACCGTTTTCTCACGCAACACGAGCGTGGAAACACGGATGGCCTGGCCGGCCGATGTGAATCCCGTCCATCCAAAAATGACACCCCGTAACGTTCTCACAAACGACGGTTCGGCGACCCTGTACTCCGATCGGTATCGTCAGCACTATCACAATATTGCCGGGGCTCTTACCGAAAGCCGCCACGTGTTTTTTGAGCGAACAGGACTTTTCGAGGCGCTCAAATCCCATCGCGACATAACCATTTGCGAGACGGGGTTCGGTTCCGGCTTTCACCTGATCCTGATGGAGTGGCTCAGGCATCTGACCGGCTCCCGTTCCACCGTATTTTACTACAGCGTCGAAAAACATCCGGTGCCGCCCGACCAGATCCGGGGCATGGGGTTCGAAAAGCTTTTTCCCGGGGTATCCGGCAAGGGCGATGACGAAGCCGCTGAAGGTCCGGCCGGGGAGGCCTCCCCGATCGCCGGCAGGGTGCCATCCCCCCCACTGACACCGAACTCCCTGGGCCGGTTAGCGGATCTGGCCGAGGCTCTGTATGCTGCGGATTCCGGCGCTACGGTATCCTCGACCATGACGGGTCAGGGCGGCCAAACCTTCGCGCACATCTACCGGGGTGATTTTTTTGACTGGGACCTTTCACAAATTCATCAGCCGGCCCATTTCTTCCTGCACGACGCCTTTTCGCCGGATGCCAATCCGGAGCTATGGACAAAGGAGGCCTTTTCGAAACTGTTGCAGGCTGCCGATTCACGGGCCATGCTCGGCACCTACTGCTCGGCCACCCGCGCCAGGGCCGCCATGGTGCTTGCCGGCTGGCATGTCGCCAGGGCTGCAGGTCCGCCCGGCAAACGGGAGATGACACTGGCCTCTTCGGATGAAGCCATGCTCGAGGGATACAAGCCGGTGAACGCGGAGAGGCTGCGGGAGCGTTTCGGCACGTAACAGGACACCGGTCATCAGACCGAACGAACGGGCAGCCTACCCAGCAGTTTTCCCAGGAACTTGCGGCCGTAAACCCGGCGGATGTGACTCATGTCGGCCAGTACGATCATTCGCTCCCGGCTTCTTGAGAACGCCACATTCAGCAGCCGAGGGACCGAAAGGCCGTTTTTGGCCTCATCAAATGGACGCACCGAATAGTGCTGCACCGAACCATTTCGCGGCTCGCCGGTCATGACTGTATCCAGGATAATCACCTTCTTTTCCCGTCCCTGAAACGTGTGGATGGTTCCAATTTCGAGATCATACCAGCGGTTCTTGCCCCGCAGTTCCCGCCGCAGGTGCCATACGGCCGACCGGAACGGGACAATGATGCCGATTTCATTCAGCCCGGTATACATTTCGGTCAGTTGACGGCGCACCAGGTCTGCCAGCAGCTCCGTATGCACATCATTGACCGGCTGAAATCCCCTTCGTTTGCCATCCTGACGCAACACCGGCTGCATGGCGGAAGTGTCAAGAAGCACAACCGATTCCGGGCCTGGTTCCGGCGACAGATCGCCGGGGGCTCTCATGTCGTACGATGCGTTTCCCTGCGCGGTAACCTTCCGGTCTTGCGGACCCGTTCCGGCCGATTCCAGGCGCCCTTCATAAAACACATCACTGATAACCCGGGCAAGGTCCGACTGCATCCGGTATTGAATATTGAAGAATGAGGTATAGGCGGGATTGTGATCGTGCCACATAAACAGCTCATCGGTTGACCCGGCACCAGAGACCGTCGCGAAGATATCCTGTTCAAGGATGTTTCGGGATGGGATATCGGTAGTAACGGCGATGGGAGGCAGCTGCATCGGATCGCCCACAATTACCAGGTGCTCTTTTGCTTTGGTGGCCATCACCAGCATGTAGGGGATGCCGGCCATGGATGCTTCATCCACAACCACCGCATCGAACTCCATCTGTTCCAGCATATCGGAAGTGCAAACGCGCGCCAGGGTGGTACCGACAACTTTAAAAGCCCTCAACCGGTTGAACGCGTAACGGTCCTTTTGGCTGAGTTCTCGAATCTGCTCTTCAACGGCCTCTTTTCCCCCAAGCCGTTCTATTTTCTTCCAGATATGCTGTTTCTGCGCGGGGGTCAGGTCGGGGAGGTCGAGGGCATCCAGCCAGTTCTGCAGGTCGGCGGCTTCCTGCATCTGTTCGCGCAGAGACTCCTCCAGCTGCTGCTCGAAATGGATACTGTCGAGCCGTTTGCTTTCCAGCACCCGTTCGCCGAAACGTGTGATACGGCGATTTACCGCTTTCAGGCCGAGGGTCTCCATCGCCTCCATTACCCCCAGCATACCGTGATCAACCGCGCGGTTGGTATTGGAAACGAAGAGCACCGATTTGCCCGCCATCACAAAATTGGTAATGATATATGCAAGGGTGGCGGTCTTGCCTGTGCCGGGCGGACCCCATATGTAGCTCACCGGCTGCTTCAGCGCCTTCTCCATGGATTGCCGCTGTGCCTCATTACGCAGGCCATCCTCATGGATCTGCGTTTTTCCGAAGTGGCGGACCGCATTTCCGGTATCCTCCGCTTGCCCGGCGCTTGTGCCGGCATCGCTTCCGCCGGCGTCGCTTCCGCCGGCGTCGCCGCCCGTACCGCTCTCCTCACCGGCAGAACCGGCGGCCGAAACCACATACTCCGCCGGCCGCATCATCCGCTTAATCCGTCTGCGCCGTTCCTCGCTCGACAATACTCCGGCCAGAGCCTCCCGTATGCGCTTCAGCACGAAATCATTCTCCCACTCCAGCTCGACTTCCGGTATCGTCTCGCCGAAATCTTTGGGAAACCGGAACACCATCGCCTCTTCTCCCACCTCCACCGGACAGATGGTTACCGTTTCGCCGGGAAGCGTCGCCTTGCACTCCTCTGCAAACCGAAGCGACGGGTTGGTGGTATCAAAATGATAGTGCACCTCGTCTTCCGAAGGGCTCTTCACCTTCTTTCCACCGGTGAGCACATCGTTCGAAGGCCGCTCCCGTACCGCTTCAATTTCCGCCTCAATGGCCATTTCGGCAGCATCAACAAGTTCTTCCGGTGAGACGGCACCCGCCCCGGCCTGAATGGTTATTCCCTGACTCATAAACTCTTACAACATTCGATATGAATAAGGACACACGGACCCTGCAATCCTTACACAACTTGCTATTTCAAATTATCGCGGCTCATGTCTCTGCCCGGCCGCGCTGTCTCCGGCCGCTTCCGCCGAAAACCATGGAGCGCAAGAAACTACTGATCCCACAACTCCGAGCGAATGATCTCCGCTGTGCGGCTGTCGATGGCGTATTCGATTTTCATCCGGCGTTTCTCCGGTATCTGCCGCTCCACAAGCGAGGCTACCGATGGCGGATAAAGCACAATGTCCACCTCCCTCACAAAAAGGGGCAGGGATTTGCCGTACACACCGCCCGCCATAATCGATCCCGGAAACTTCAAACTGTGCTTGAGCTCGTTGATCAACGTGCTCAAGGTCTGCTCATCGCTTGAAACCATTCCGATGGTCTGAATTGCCGACCGCTCCACCAGGGAGATCAGCAACTCGGATTTGAGATGATACACCACCGGCAGCAGCAGGGTATTCTCCGACTCCTCGCGAAAATCGCGCATCCACTGCACCGGTACAAAAAGCGCATCGAAATTAACCCGTTTCCCGGTTTCGTCGGGGGTGATGGTTTCGCTTCTGATGCCCACTTCATCGAGAATCGCGCGGGCGACCATGGCTCCGTGCTCATGGGTAACTCCCACCGAAGCACAGCTTTCCAGCCTGGCCGGCCACTCCACAAAACCGAGCTGTTCCTGAAACAGGGTTTCGATCTCCTCATCATCAAGTCCGTTGCCGATAAGCTCCTCGAGCACCGTGCGGATGCGCTCGGCCCCCAGTTCCAGTCGCTGCGACTTGTCCAGGGGCATATTCTGTCGGTTGACGACAAATCCGCGTCCCCGCTCACTGCGAAGCAGCCCCTCTGCGGTCAACATGTGATACGCCTTGCGCACGGTGTGAAAACTGGCGTCCAGCTGACGGCCCAGTTCCCGGGTGGAGGGCATCACGTCACCGACCTGAAACTGTTTGGTCGCGATAAAAAGCCGGATTCTATCCGCTATGTGTTTGGCTGTTTTCATTCCGCGTTACTCACAGGCGTCAAACCGGACGCATCTGCACCCGCTGCGAGCCTGACTGTTATCATTCCTCCCGCAAGATACCATCCTCACCGGGTTTTTTTGTATTTTTATTGCTGATTTGAACAACACTCCGCAAATCCAAAGCATAACGGAATAATAGCACACCATCGCCTCCATCGTGACATTCTGCGCATAGGACTGGTCTATGACATCGCCTCCGATTATCCAAATATCGGACCGCCCGACCGTTTTGCCGAATTTGAGCCCGATTCTACCATCGAAGCGATGGAGCAGGCGATCCTGGAGAGCGGCCACTCCCCGATTCGCATCGGATCGCCCCGCAACCTCTTGATCAACCCGCCGGATGCAGATCTGATATGGAACATCGGGGAAGGATACGGCACCCGCAACCGCGAGGCCTGGGCTCCCGTACTTTGCGAAATGCACGGCATACCGTGTATCGGAAGCGATGCCTATACGCTGACCGCCACTCTCGACAAGGCCCTGACCAAGCAATGGGCGCGGAACCTTGGAATACCCACCGCCGACTGGCAGATCATCCGCCGGGATACCTATCTGCGGGAATCCATCATCCCGCCACCCGAATTACCTTACCCGCTGTTTTTGAAACCGCGTTACGAAGGCACCGCCAAGGGCATCACCGGAGAGAGCATTATCCGGGATGACGATACCTTCCTCGCCCGCTCACGCTATTTGCTGGAGACCTATGACCAGGACGTGCTTGCCGAACCGTTTTTGCCGGGTGCGGAACTGACCTGTGCCGTGGCGTTCCATCCCCTCCGGCCACTTCCGGTTATGGAACGCGGACTCCATTCCAGCGGTATCGGCTCCCATGCCGTCCCGGAAGAGAATCCGCTGCATACCCTTACAAGCGATGCCCTCACTCCGGAACGGGAGAACGACATCGCCGGCTGGTCGCTCCGCCTCTCCCGCGAACTTCCCATCCGCGACTTCGCGCGATTTGACTTCAAACTGGATGAATCCGGAAGACCGATGTTTCTGGAAGTGAACCCGCTTCCCACCTTTGGCGTCGACAGCACCTTCGCTATCCTGGCGGAAATGGAAGGGGTGCCGTACCCGGTGTATCTGTCGAACATACTGACGGATGCCATACGACGTTTACGGGAAGAGCATTCCCCGAGCAAAATGTAACCCCGACAGAGCCGCACCGCCTGTCAACCCCGAGACACCTTTAGCCCATGTATCACGACGCTTTTCCGCAATCTGCACATTCGGTAACCGGCTGGACGGACTGGAAATGGCAGATGAAAAACCGCATCCGCACCGAAGAGGAGCTGAGGGGCTGGATTACCCCGGAACCGATGGAGGCGGAAGGCATTCGGCGCACAAAGAGCTACTTCCGATGGCGGATTACGCCGTACTACGCTTCCCTGATGGATCCCTCGGATCCGAACTGCCCTATCCGCCGGCAGGTTATTCCGCACGCGGACGAGCTGGACGATGACATGGACCTGCTGGAACTGGATCCGCTCGAGGAACAGGCGCACAGTCCTGTCAAGAACCTGATCCACAACTACCGTGACCGGGTAGCTTTTTGTGTTACCACCGAATGCGCGGTTTATTGCCGGTACTGCCTCCGCAAACGGATGGTCGGTGACGGCACCCAGGCCCTGAACAGGGAGGAACTGCAGGAAGGGATCGACTACCTGGCCGACCATCCGGAAATTCGCGATGTGCTGCTGACCGGCGGGGATCCGCTCTCGCTGAACGACGACAACCTTGAATGGATTATCGCCAGACTCAGAGCCATTCCTCATATCTCCATCATCCGTATCGGCACCAGATACCCTGTGCTCAATCCGTTCCGGGTTACGGACGGCCTCTGCAGGATGCTGTCACGGTATCATCCCGTCTGGCTCAATACCCATTTCAACCATGCCCGGGAGTTAACCGGGGAGGCTGTGGCAGCGCTGGATCGTCTCAGCCATGCAGGTGTACCCCTCGGCAACCAGACCGTGCTGCTGAAAGGAATCAACGACGACGTGGAGACATTGCATGCGCTTTTTCACAAGCTGATCTCGTGCCGTGTCCGGCCATATTATCTCTATCAGGCACAGCTAATCGGCGGAACGCGCCATTTTCGTACCACGATCGAACATGGAATGGCGCTGATGGAACAGCTGAGAGGACGGTTGTCGGGGTTCGCGATACCGATGTATGTTCTGGATACGCCGCACGGCAAGGTCCCACTGACCCCAACCGGTTTCCGAAAACGCGATGGGGATCACGTGGTCGTGGAAGCCTATGACGGCACCATGTGGCGCGAATACAATCCCTCCTGAGTCTGCCGCACAGCCCTTTTGATGCGTACCGGACTGTCGGTGTCGCCATGAATTGCATTGGCGATCAATTGCTGGAGCACATGGCACAATGACGAACGAATCCTGTCCGGATCACCGTTCCTGATTTCTAAATTTTGCACAGCCCGCCTCCTTATTGAATGACGGCAGGCACATTCCACAAAAAAACCGCAGCCCTGTTTTTGCCAAACTGTGGCAAAACGGACTGCGGTTCGAGGTCATACTCCATTATCGGCATATCTAGGTGGTATCTTAACCCTGGCATAATGCCGAAGAACACGGTGGAGCCTAAACGTCAAGAAACCATGTGATACCTTAACGCTGGCAGGATACCGGATGAGCAAGGCTTAACAGCTTACACATTATACGGGTGCGCTGTCGTCGCTCGGCCGCCGATAACGGAAAAAACGAATCACTTCAAAGAAGCGGCCACACGAAGCACCCGCTGAGTAAGCGTTTTGATGATGGATTTTTTGTTCTCGTCGATCGCCTCACCCGCTTTAAGGCTGATGCCATAAGGGTTCCCGCCCGACTGAAAATTGGCCGGATCGGTATAACCAAGCGGAACAATGATGCTTCCCCAGTGGTACATGGTGTTATAAAGTGCCAGAAGGGTTGACTCTTGACCTCCGTGCAGGTTTTGAGCGCTTGTAAAGCCGGCAACCGCCTTGTCTGCCAGTTTCCCCTGAGCCCACAGCGGACCCGTTCCGTCCAGGAACTGTTTCATCTGGGCGGCCACATTACCATACCTGGTTGGAGAGCCGAAAATTATGGCATCGGCCCATTCGAGGTCATGGTTGGAGGCCACCTCAATGTCAGACGTCTCATCAAGATGCTTCTTCCACTGCTCGTTCTGAGCAACGGCCGCCTCTGGTGCCAGTTCGGCGACTTTGCGAAGGCGAACTTCCGCCCCCAAACTTTTTGCCGCCTCAACTACGGCGTTGGCTGTCTGATAATTGGTTCCCGTGGAGCTGTAATAGATAACGGCCAGCTTAACACCGCTTGCGTTTTGTTCACTCATGGTTCAAATCCTCTTTTTTTCGGTTTTTGGGATGATTTATTTGATAATCCTTCAGGATAATCGCCGGCATGCCGGACGGCCATCGGCAATATTGATCTATCATTTATTGACTAGTCAACAAACAGAAAAAAAATTACATTCCCTTCCGGATCAGCGAAAGCAGATCGATAAGGGTAGTTACCTGTTTTTTATCCAGAAGCTGCATGACGGATTGCGTTAGATCCTGCATTGGTGCATCCATATTTGTGAGCAGTGTTTTCCCTTTGGCGGTAATCCTGCAGATCTGGCATCTGCGGTCGCTGGCCGACCGTTCTCTCACAATCAAAGCTTTGGTCTCAAGTCGGTCAAGCAGCCGTGTAATGCCCGGATTCCTTTCCAGCATCCTGTCCATGATCTCGAGAGTCTGGATGCCGTCATCACCGGCTCCGTTCAGAATGCGCAGTACATTGTATTGCTGCGGTGTTATCTCAAACTGACCGGCAAGCGCACTCAACCGTCCCTTCAGGCGGTCGGTGGTCAGCAGCAGGGCAATGATCGCTTCCTGTTCCTGCGATTCAAACTCTCTGGTTTGTTTGATTTCCTCTTTAAATGTATTCATGCCACTTATAATAGATTATTTGCCAATTGCGTTCCATTCCATTTTTGGGAAACGGCGACCCGGTCCATTGTTTTAGCCCTGTGTCCCAAAGCTTAAGCACGTTCACGGGCAACAATGCGAAAATCCCGGAACATTCCTGCCAAATTCAGTTTAATAGACCGGATTTATGCCGATAACATTCAGGAAAGACAGATGCGGTGAAAGCTAAGAACACAAACCGCTCAAGAAAGCCCCGTCCATTAGTATTCAACGTTTTACAGTCACTGATCATGAAGCATAAAACCCGAGACGAATTGGAGCGTCCGTTAGGCGGCCGCAGCCTGGCAGAGCTCATTGCCAAACGGGCTGAACTGTACTTAATTCAAACACCGCAAAGCTACGAAGTTGAGTTTGCGCTCATCGATCACACAACGGGAGATGTGGCGGTGTGGCTTGAGGTTATCTGCAGGCCGGAGATTCCGCAAAAAAAATTCCCGGTAGACATAGAACTGTGGATGGCCGGAATCCGGCTCGCTGAAGAGACCGGCAAACCTTTCCTTTTGGGTTATCGCTGGGAAAACCGGGATTATCTGTTGCAGGTTCAAAGCGGCTCAATTCCACTGGTGCTCATCGATACCAGAAATCCGGAGGGGAGCGCGTTCGTCCGCATTCCTGAAGAAAAGTTTCATCTGCTCTAGTCTAAATCCTCTCCGTCATGTCCATCGGATAAGATAGGTGGGCGGCGTAGCACGTCCTGTTTCCGGGTCGGCATGCGAATTTAAAAATACGTTAAAAGATGTAATGGAACCGTTTTTCCGCTTGTCATTGCCCCATATTCTTTCTATAATAATAAGTGTACAAGCTACACTTATTGCGTGTGGTGCCCGGAATCCAGAATTGAAACGTGTTTATTTCAGCCTTTTTCGGCATTAAGGATAACTCGTCTGCTACACATTCCAACCTGTCCGCAACTACCCGGACTGAAATGTAATGTAGAGTACTCCTCACGACACCTCATCCTTTTCAGTATGCCGGAAAGTGGTACTGTACCGGATGAAGATGTCATGAAATCTGCGCCTATAACTGAACCGGGTCATCGAGTGTCATATTACGTTTAATCACCACACCAACCTGATATTAATTACTGATAACAAGCAATCACACAAAAAAGCACTATGAAACGCACATTTACAAACGAATACAAAGCAGTTGCACCTGTTTCTTTGATAATTTTGCTGCTGATTATGATCACCGGCCTGGTTTCTGATGCCGTCGCCGGGGAAGAGAATATTGTGAACGTCAACGGTACTTTTGAAAACTCCGATGTCACTGTATCGGGGGATACTACCAGTGTTGAAGGCTGGGAGTTTTTTGTCCAGGACGGTGCTGAAGGCCGATATGCAATCATTGACAGCGTCACAAAAGTTGGCAATCGTGCCTTGGCCGTTTCGGTAGAAGCCGTTGGTCCTGATGACTGGAGTCTGGGTGCCGTGAACGAAGATGTTCTGGTTGAACCAGGAGAAAACTACACCCTCGCCTTGTGGGCAAGAGCTTCCGAAGACGGGGCAACAGCTAACTTCACCGTCGGCCAAACACAATACAGAAATTTCAATGAACTCGGACGGGTGGGAAGCGGTGATGTATCCCTGACAACAGAGTGGCAGGAGTTTGGCTTCAATTTTGTCACTCCAGCCAATGCCGACACCGTTCGGGTCCCATTGCATTTCAGCTTTGATGCAAACATTGGAAATACCATATACATCGACAGTGTGACGGTAACCCACATCCCTTCGCAGGATGATGATGACCCCGTTGATATGACACCCATTGCCGATGGACAGGACAAGTGGATTGGCAACATCTGGTCACCACCCCAAATTGAGAATTTCACCAGCTACTGGAACCAGGTTACCGCCGAGAACGCCGGTAAATGGGGAAGTGTGGAAGGTACACGAGGGACCTACAACTGGAGCAACCTGGATGCCAGCTATCAACTCGCCAGGGATAACGGATTCCCGTACCGGTTTCACGTACTTACCTGGGGCGGACAGCAGCCCGGCTGGATCAATGACCTGAGCACGGAAGAGCAGCTTGAAGCCATCACCCAGTGGTACGACACCCTGGCCGTGCGCTACCCGGACATGGAGTATGTGGAGGTGGTGAACGAAGGTTCCAACAACCACCAGCTGCCTGACGGTCAAAGCGGCGATGCCAACTATATTGAAGCTCTTGGCGGAACCGGTGAAACCGGCCACGACTGGATCATCACCGCCTTTGAAATGGCCCGTGAGCGATTCCCCAACAGCAAGCTCATGATCAATGACTACAATATCGTGAGCAGCGAGACCTGGGGCACCCGAAATGCCCGGAATTACAAGCAGATCATCGACGATCTTGTAGAACGGGACCTGATTGATGTGATTGGTGTTCAGGCCCATGCCTTCTCTACCCCGGGGTCACAAGCTCAAATAAGACGTGTACTCGATCTGTTGGCGGAAACCGGTTTGCCCATTCAGGCCACCGAAATGGACATCCAGGGGAACTCGGACTTGTCGCAGGAGGCTTCGGATCAGCTTCAGCTTGAAAACATGCAACGCATTTTCCCGGTGTTCTGGGAGCATCCTGCCGTGGAGGGCATCACCTTCTGGGGCTGGAGGCCAGGATTATGGATGGATGATGCCGAGCTGATTTATCCCAACGGCGAGGAGCGCCCGGCACTTACATGGCTCAGGGAGTACGTGGAGAACTGGGTTGAGCCAGAGCCCACCGATGTGAGCGGTGATGCGACTCCGGTGAGATTCGAACTCTCTCAAAATTATCCCAACCCGTTCAACCCGACCACGCAGATCAGGTATGAGGTTGCCGAGCAGGCGGATGTCTCGCTGCAGGTCTACGATATCACCGGCCGTCTCGTGCAGACACTGGTAAACAACACGGCGCAGGCACCGGGGCAGTATTCGGTAACCTTCGACGGCAGCAACCTGGCCAGCGGCGTGTACCTGTACC
This window encodes:
- a CDS encoding MnmC family methyltransferase gives rise to the protein MTPRNVLTNDGSATLYSDRYRQHYHNIAGALTESRHVFFERTGLFEALKSHRDITICETGFGSGFHLILMEWLRHLTGSRSTVFYYSVEKHPVPPDQIRGMGFEKLFPGVSGKGDDEAAEGPAGEASPIAGRVPSPPLTPNSLGRLADLAEALYAADSGATVSSTMTGQGGQTFAHIYRGDFFDWDLSQIHQPAHFFLHDAFSPDANPELWTKEAFSKLLQAADSRAMLGTYCSATRARAAMVLAGWHVARAAGPPGKREMTLASSDEAMLEGYKPVNAERLRERFGT
- a CDS encoding AAA domain-containing protein — translated: MSQGITIQAGAGAVSPEELVDAAEMAIEAEIEAVRERPSNDVLTGGKKVKSPSEDEVHYHFDTTNPSLRFAEECKATLPGETVTICPVEVGEEAMVFRFPKDFGETIPEVELEWENDFVLKRIREALAGVLSSEERRRRIKRMMRPAEYVVSAAGSAGEESGTGGDAGGSDAGGSDAGTSAGQAEDTGNAVRHFGKTQIHEDGLRNEAQRQSMEKALKQPVSYIWGPPGTGKTATLAYIITNFVMAGKSVLFVSNTNRAVDHGMLGVMEAMETLGLKAVNRRITRFGERVLESKRLDSIHFEQQLEESLREQMQEAADLQNWLDALDLPDLTPAQKQHIWKKIERLGGKEAVEEQIRELSQKDRYAFNRLRAFKVVGTTLARVCTSDMLEQMEFDAVVVDEASMAGIPYMLVMATKAKEHLVIVGDPMQLPPIAVTTDIPSRNILEQDIFATVSGAGSTDELFMWHDHNPAYTSFFNIQYRMQSDLARVISDVFYEGRLESAGTGPQDRKVTAQGNASYDMRAPGDLSPEPGPESVVLLDTSAMQPVLRQDGKRRGFQPVNDVHTELLADLVRRQLTEMYTGLNEIGIIVPFRSAVWHLRRELRGKNRWYDLEIGTIHTFQGREKKVIILDTVMTGEPRNGSVQHYSVRPFDEAKNGLSVPRLLNVAFSRSRERMIVLADMSHIRRVYGRKFLGKLLGRLPVRSV
- a CDS encoding GntR family transcriptional regulator, producing the protein MKTAKHIADRIRLFIATKQFQVGDVMPSTRELGRQLDASFHTVRKAYHMLTAEGLLRSERGRGFVVNRQNMPLDKSQRLELGAERIRTVLEELIGNGLDDEEIETLFQEQLGFVEWPARLESCASVGVTHEHGAMVARAILDEVGIRSETITPDETGKRVNFDALFVPVQWMRDFREESENTLLLPVVYHLKSELLISLVERSAIQTIGMVSSDEQTLSTLINELKHSLKFPGSIMAGGVYGKSLPLFVREVDIVLYPPSVASLVERQIPEKRRMKIEYAIDSRTAEIIRSELWDQ
- a CDS encoding KamA family radical SAM protein; protein product: MYHDAFPQSAHSVTGWTDWKWQMKNRIRTEEELRGWITPEPMEAEGIRRTKSYFRWRITPYYASLMDPSDPNCPIRRQVIPHADELDDDMDLLELDPLEEQAHSPVKNLIHNYRDRVAFCVTTECAVYCRYCLRKRMVGDGTQALNREELQEGIDYLADHPEIRDVLLTGGDPLSLNDDNLEWIIARLRAIPHISIIRIGTRYPVLNPFRVTDGLCRMLSRYHPVWLNTHFNHARELTGEAVAALDRLSHAGVPLGNQTVLLKGINDDVETLHALFHKLISCRVRPYYLYQAQLIGGTRHFRTTIEHGMALMEQLRGRLSGFAIPMYVLDTPHGKVPLTPTGFRKRDGDHVVVEAYDGTMWREYNPS
- the wrbA gene encoding NAD(P)H:quinone oxidoreductase — protein: MSEQNASGVKLAVIYYSSTGTNYQTANAVVEAAKSLGAEVRLRKVAELAPEAAVAQNEQWKKHLDETSDIEVASNHDLEWADAIIFGSPTRYGNVAAQMKQFLDGTGPLWAQGKLADKAVAGFTSAQNLHGGQESTLLALYNTMYHWGSIIVPLGYTDPANFQSGGNPYGISLKAGEAIDENKKSIIKTLTQRVLRVAASLK
- a CDS encoding MarR family transcriptional regulator — its product is MNTFKEEIKQTREFESQEQEAIIALLLTTDRLKGRLSALAGQFEITPQQYNVLRILNGAGDDGIQTLEIMDRMLERNPGITRLLDRLETKALIVRERSASDRRCQICRITAKGKTLLTNMDAPMQDLTQSVMQLLDKKQVTTLIDLLSLIRKGM
- a CDS encoding endo-1,4-beta-xylanase, which gives rise to MIILLLIMITGLVSDAVAGEENIVNVNGTFENSDVTVSGDTTSVEGWEFFVQDGAEGRYAIIDSVTKVGNRALAVSVEAVGPDDWSLGAVNEDVLVEPGENYTLALWARASEDGATANFTVGQTQYRNFNELGRVGSGDVSLTTEWQEFGFNFVTPANADTVRVPLHFSFDANIGNTIYIDSVTVTHIPSQDDDDPVDMTPIADGQDKWIGNIWSPPQIENFTSYWNQVTAENAGKWGSVEGTRGTYNWSNLDASYQLARDNGFPYRFHVLTWGGQQPGWINDLSTEEQLEAITQWYDTLAVRYPDMEYVEVVNEGSNNHQLPDGQSGDANYIEALGGTGETGHDWIITAFEMARERFPNSKLMINDYNIVSSETWGTRNARNYKQIIDDLVERDLIDVIGVQAHAFSTPGSQAQIRRVLDLLAETGLPIQATEMDIQGNSDLSQEASDQLQLENMQRIFPVFWEHPAVEGITFWGWRPGLWMDDAELIYPNGEERPALTWLREYVENWVEPEPTDVSGDATPVRFELSQNYPNPFNPTTQIRYEVAEQADVSLQVYDITGRLVQTLVNNTAQAPGQYSVTFDGSNLASGVYLYRLQAGSFSDVRRMMLVK